In the genome of Indicator indicator isolate 239-I01 chromosome 8, UM_Iind_1.1, whole genome shotgun sequence, one region contains:
- the LOC128968452 gene encoding toll-like receptor 2 type-1, which produces MKYTSKDFSQTKHKLRTACTWQVWAIYMVLAANLSEEQVLKQACPSCDATQLCNCSSMGLDFVPQGLTGKITVLNLAHNRIKHIRSQDLQQAVNLRALLLQSNKISSIDEDSFLSLGKLELLDLSNNSLAHLSPVWFEHLFSLQHLHLQGNSYRDLGESSPFSSLRNLSSLYLGNQWFSTIRQGNFEGIELLDKLWIDSGNLNQYEPGSLKSIKKINHMIINLRINNLFSAIVSDLVHSVVWLEVRDIKLETAETSLVQNSTLPFRMRKLTFKDSSVTDQYISRMLVLLKEITSLQELEAIDCVLQGKGSWNMEEITRSGEGFVQTVSLINIIIPNFHLFFDLDGIQSQVINLKRLTIASSKVFMVPCSLARYFSSLLYLDFHDNLLVNNRLSETICKDAWPSLQTLNLSQNSLKSLKQTANSVTHLPKLINLDISQNNFGEIPDVCEWPKTLKYLNLSSTQIPRLTTCIPPTLEVLDVSANNLREFGLQLPFLKELYLAKNQLKTLPGAAPVPNLVAMSVRRNKLNSFSREEFESFKKMELLDASDNNFICSCEFLAFIQHEARIAQVLVGWPDRYICDSPLAVRGAEVGAVHLSLMECHRSLVVSLICVLVFLVILVLVALSYKYHAVWYLRMTWAWLQAKRKPKRAPPKDISYDAFVSYSENDSDWVENIMVRELEQACPPFRLCLHKRDFVPGKWIVDNIIDSIEKSHKTLFVLSEHFVQSEWCKYELDFSHFRLFDENNDAAILVLLEPIQSKAIPKRFCKLRKIMNTKTYLEWPLEEEKQEMFWENLKEALKS; this is translated from the exons ATGAAGTACACAAG CAAAGACTTCagtcaaacaaaacacaaattaaGAACTGCATGCACGTGGCAAGTGTGGGCCATCTACATGGTCCTAGCTGcaaacctctctgaggagcaaGTGCTGAAGCAGGCTTGTCCGTCGTGTGACGCCACTCAGCTTTGCAACTGCTCTTCCATGGGCTTGGACTTTGTGCCACAGGGGCTAACAGGCAAAATCACAGTGTTAAACCTGGCCCACAACAGGATAAAGCACATCCGATCCCAGgatctgcagcaggctgtgaacctgagagccctgctgctgcagtccaaCAAAATCAGCTCTATAGACGAGGACTCATTTCTCTCCCTTGGGAAACTGGAGCTCTTGGACTTATCAAATAACAGTTTGGCTCACTTGTCCCCTGTGTGGTTTGAGCACCTTTtttcactccagcacctccaccttCAAGGGAATTCCTACAGAGACCTGGGGGAAAGCTCCCCCTTCTCTAGTCTGAGGAATCTGAGCTCTCTCTACCTGGGCAACCAATGGTTCTCCACAATAAGGCAAGGGAACTTTGAGGGCATTGAGCTTCTTGACAAGTTGTGGATTGATAGTGGTAATCTCAATCAGTATGAGCCAGGAAGTTTGAAATCAATTAAGAAGATAAATCACATGATCATAAACCTAAGAATTAATAACCTGTTCTCAGCAATTGTCAGTGATCTTGTGCACTCTGTTGTGTGGTTAGAAGTGAGAGACATCAAATTAGAGACTGCAGAAACAAGCTTGGTGCAGAACTCTACACTCCCTTTTAGGATGAGGAAACTTACATTTAAAGATTCTTCAGTCACGGATCAATATATTAGCCGAATGCTGGTGTTACTGAAGGAAATCACATCATTGCAAGAGCTAGAGGCAATTGATTGTGTGCTTCAGGGGAAAGGATCATGGAATATGGAAGAAATTACAAGGAGTGGGGAAGGTTTTGTTCAAACAGTATCACTAATAAATATAATTATTCcaaattttcatttgttttttgaCCTGGACGGCATACAGTCACAAGTAATCAATCTGAAAAGGCTCACCATTGCAAGCTCTAAAGTTTTTATGGTACCATGCAGTCTTGCAAGATATTTTTCATCACTTCTGTATCTGGACTTTCATGATAACTTGCTTGTAAATAATCGCTTAAGTGAGACAATCTGTAAGGATGCTTGGCCTTCATTGCAAACTTTAAATCTAAGTCAAAACTCTCTAAAATCTTTAAAGCAGACTGCAAATTCTGTAACTCATTTACCCAAATTGATTAATCTTGACATTAGCCAAAATAATTTTGGTGAGATTCCAGATGTGTGTGAATGGCCCAAAACCCTGAAATATTTAAACCTCTCCAGCACTCAAATTCCTAGACTAACCACCTGCATTCCCCCAACATTGGAAGTTTTGGATGTTAGTGCTAACAACCTAAGGGAGTTTGGACTGCAGCTCCCATTTCTCAAAGAGCTGTACCTTGCTAAAAACCAGCTGAAGACCTTACCTGGTGCCGCACCCGTTCCCAACTTAGTGGCTATGTCAGTCAGAAGAAACAAGCTCAACAGCTTCTCCAGGGAGGAGTTTGAATCCTTCAAGAAAATGGAGCTGCTAGATGCCAGCGACAACAACTTCATCTGCTCCTGTGAATTCCTTGCTTTCATCCAACATGAGGCCAGGATAGCCCAGGTGCTGGTGGGCTGGCCGGACAGGTACATCTGTGACTCTCCCCTGGCTGTGAGAGGGGCAGAGGTTGGAGCTGTGCACCTCTCCTTGATGGAGTGCCACAGATCCCTTGTGGTGTCGCTGATCTGTGTCCTGGTGTTCCTGGTCATCCTCGTCCTGGTGGCCCTCAGCTACAAGTACCACGCGGTCTGGTACCTGAGAATGACCTGGGCCTGGCTCCAAGCCAAGCGGAAGCCAAAGCGAGCCCCCCCCAAGGACATCAGCTACGATGCTTTTGTCTCCTACAGCGAGAACGACTCTGACTGGGTGGAAAACATAATGGTgcgggagctggagcaggcctGCCCCCCCTTTCGGCTCTGCCTCCATAAGCGAGACTTTGTGCCCGGCAAGTGGATCGTGGACAACATCATCGACTCCATAGAGAAGAGCCACAAAACGCTCTTTGTGCTGTCCGAGCACTTTGTGCAGAGCGAGTGGTGCAAATACGAGCTGGACTTCTCCCACTTCCGCCTCTTTGACGAGAACAACGACGCAGCGATTCTCGTCCTGCTGGAGCCCATCCAGAGCAAAGCGATTCCCAAGAGGTTCTGCAAGCTGCGGAAGATCATGAACACAAAGACCTACCTCGAGTGGCCTCttgaagaagagaagcaggagatGTTTTGGGAAAACTTGAAAGAAGCCTTGAAGTCTTAG